Below is a window of Candidozyma auris chromosome 3, complete sequence DNA.
TTGCAAAATTTAAACAGGAACCGAAAAAGATACAAAGCagaatttgaagagcaaTTGACCAATCAGATGCTTTTGCTGGACCAATACGCCTTGATACTCGCCCAATTGAGTTTCCTCAGGATCGTCTTTGTGTTTTGTTTCGCTGTGGTTCTTGTTGTCGCATCGCCCGCGCTGGCTTAAACTAAACAAGGACGCCCTCTGCCATGCAGAGATCGCGGCATGCCTTGTTTGCAACCCATGACCAAAAAGGCGAACTCATGAGGAAAGGCCAGTTGTGGACTTGCTCAAATAAGCAAATACATATGCAACTAGAATTGGCCTTGAAGTTGCCAtcttgctcttctctttccctatcttcgtcaagtttcctcttttttttgttgtagTTAGCACGGCTGAGACATGGGTCTGCGCCGCGGGTATGGGCTGGACGTTTGTGGCTCCTGCACTCGCCGCGGTAGACAGAGGTGCCTTTTTTATAAATACTAGTCATTCCCTGTGACCCTGCCACACTTAGTCCTCATCACACTTTTCCCATACAAATAGGGTACAACAACCAAACACTCAACCAACTAGTTGAACATGGGTATTAAGGACAAAGCAAAGAGAGtctccaagtacttcatCAACGAACAGGAGAGCACCGCTGCCAATGGCACTGCCAAGGGTGACAAGGCCGATGCTGCCGACGCTGTTGATAAGGCTGACGCTGACAAGGTTGACGCTGAGGGCGCACCCGACAAGGCTGCCCCTGCCACCGAAGAGGCTAAGGACAAGGTCGAGCTGACTGCAGCCGATGCCGATAAGGCTGTTGCCTCTGAGGCCGCTGGCactgaggctgctgctggtgatgCTGAAGCTGCTCCTGTTGCTGACGAGACTGCTAAGGAAACCACTGAGGCAGACAAGGCAGGCAAGTTGGCTGCGGAGGGcgagaaggccaagaagagcGTCAAGGACTCCGAGCCTCGCTACAAgaacgacaagaaggacTTCCTCAAGCgtctcttcaacaagctcaagaagaagaaccctCACGACAGACCTGCTGCCGCTCCCGTGGAGTCTGACAGGGAAAGTCCCGCTCCAAAGGAACAGGCTACCGATGCCGCGAAGGCTGCCGTGGCCCTGCAATCTGCTGAGGAGACCGCCGAGCCCGCGTCGAGCgacgctgctgctgccgctgctgctgcttctagcgagaagaaggaggctCAATTGCCTGAGGTCGAGAACGCACACGACGACGTCGAAGCTGCTGCGAGGGCTTTGGGTGAAAGGGCCGATGAGGCGGTGGCTGCCACCAAGGAAGCCATTGAGGCCAAGTGAAGCGGACGTCGCTATTTGAAGTTTTGAGGCACAACGCGTGCAATTCGGGAATTATGGTATCAGTTTATATAGTCGCAAGACCTAATTGTTAATGTTttaatctttttttttgaaatggCTAGGGCCCCATGCAGCATCGTAGTTTTACTTCGAGACGAGGGTTATGTTGCCTCTATGCTACAGTAATATCAGGCATCATCCATCCTCTTGAGATCGTCTTTCCTTCATGATGTGGTGAGCATCACTACCTCCTGCTTATCGCTGTCGGAACTATCTAAATTCCGGCGGGACCAACGTGATAAGCGGTTTCGCAACCACCAAAACAGGTACACCCCTTGAGCTGATTGCACTAGCGGTGCAGGGGTAGTAGCAATTGcgtttttcttttggaatATAGCTGGAAGGCTAGCGAATATCTCCTTCATCGAGAAGCGCTAAAGTTCTATAGGACGTAACTGTTGTATTTACAATTAGTCCATCTTGCAAGCTAAGAGAGGCTACATGATCCTAGCTTGGTTGCTCTTCTCCAATTGACTTAATAGTGCCAAGTTCTCGACCCTAGCGGACGTCTTAGCGGACTGCCTGAAATCCGATTCAACCACAGAAGCAGACTGTTGAATATATGATGTTGTGAAcgatgagctcaaggatGCTTGTGTGATGAACTTTGGTCGAAGCTCACGCCATGAAGCATTCTGGTGGTCTCTATGCCTTGCTAGTAAATATCAAAAATAGTTAGTGATAGTAACACTCTCCAAGCCTCTCGTAAATACACCACTGAAGTGGCTAGTGGATGCAATGTTGCGAACATGAATTTGCAGATTCATATAGAGTTCGGGTCTTTTTCATTatttcgatttttttttattgaGTTCTACTGATCATAGTTAATTTGGTCTCCTACACCAAAAATTCAAAGATGTCAGACTCCTACTGAAGCAGCGGTCAATTGCTCTCCGCGATAACCTCCTTCAggttggctgcaaaacgtcGCTATCACTTGTGATGCGGAAGAGATGATACGAGAGAGATTGTACGAATTGAAAGAATTTCTCGTAAAAACTATTAATGTAAAACCTCGACaatttttgcctttttaTTTATCTAGGATCCGAGTTTTGCTAGAAAGCTTCGTTTCAGCTGAAACCGCCCCGAGAGGTTATGAGGCCAGCAAGGAGGCGAATGCGAACACGAGCCAGAGAAAGCTCAATTCGGCAAGATAACCAGATTTCGCTAAAACCTCATCTCTAGATGAAACATTTCAGAAGGGAGATCAATCATCAAAACATATCTACAAATTTGGGCTTCGTGTTTCACAATCGGTATAGCTTCACTTAAGCGAGGTCGTGCGTATACCACAACCCtagtttctttttctccctAGTGATCCCGAGTAAGTATAATTTTTTCTCTCCTTGTTTGTGATTTATCTACATCAATCCATATATTCCCATCTTTCCTAGTCGTCTGACCAACGTCCCGGTCGACACATTTGATTTGAGCAAAAATCGCTTTTCTGTTTTTGGTCACCGGCAACCGCTGAATTAGCAACTTTTATTGTTCTGAGCAACTGGTGCGTTTCTTCACTGTTGGTTTCCGTAGACAACACATTTAGAAGTTGTCACCAACTGCCAACTTCCTTTCTCAACTTTCCGCAATCGTCGGCGACCCACTTCAGACAGTAGTGCTGTGGTACTCGCCTAATCTTTCCCCCACATTATGAATAATCAAGTTTCCGGCAATCAGAGCAAGATGATGGACTTGAGAGTCGGAAAGAAATACCGTATCGGCCGCAAGATCGGCCTGGGTTCCTTCGGTGACATATATTTGGGCACCAACATCATAtcaggtgaagaagtggcGATCAAGTTAGAAAACGTCAAGGCAAAGCATCCCCAATTAGAGTACGAGGCCAAAGTGTACAAGGCTTTGTCTGGGGGTGTTGGAATTCCATTTGTCAGATGGTATGGCACGGAGTGCGATTATAACGCCATGGTGATTGACTTGTTGGGTCCTTCATTAGAGGACCTCTTCAACTACTGCAATAGAAAATTCACTTACAAGACCGTTTTGCTATTGGCTGACCAGCTCATTTGCAGAATAGAGTATATCCACGCTAGATGCTTCATTCACAGAGATATCAAGCCAGATAATTTCTTGATGGGTATTGGTCGTCGTGGCTCCCAGGTCAATGTCATTGACTTTGGTCTTGCAAAGAAATATAGAGATCCGAGAACACACCTTCACATTCCTTACAGAGAaaacaagaatttgacGGGCACTGCAAGATATGCTTCTGTTAACACTCACTTGGGGATAGAGCAATCGAGAAGAGATGACTTGGAGAGCTTGGGGTACGTTCTTATATACTTCTGCAGAGGTTCTTTGCCATGGCAAGGGTTGAAGGCGGCAACCAAAAGACAGAAGTATGACAGAATcatggagaaaaaaatgacaaTTTCTAACGACGTCTTGACCAAGGGTCTTCCAGCAGAATTCTTGGAATATATGAGatacatcaagaacttAAGGTTCGATGATAAGCCTGACTACCCTTATTTGAGAAAGTTGTTTAGAGATTTGttcaagagagagaatTATAGATACGACTACGTGTTTGACTGGACTCTTTACAAGTTTCAGCAAGAAAGACAGCGGGAACAGTTCAAAATCGCTGACGGTCAAAATGAaaaccagcagcaacaacaacaacaacaacaacaacaacaacaacaacaacaacaacaacaacaacaacaacaacagcaacaacaacagcaacaacaacaacgccaacaacagcagcatcaAACTAATAACGTACCACAACAACTTCCAGCACAGGCTCTGCCAATTCAAAGGCAAGtgccatcatcatctcTTCCCCAACAGTCAATTCCCCAAATGACAGCTAGCCAACAAAAGGCACTTAATGAAGCAGGAAAGATGCAGCAGATGCGCTCGCTGTCGCAGTTGCATAGTGGGcgttttggagaaggagtaAGTGCGCCAGCGTATGACCAAGGGGAGGGACAGAGTGGTTCTAGATCAAACAACAACCCAGCTTGGCTTTAATAAGTATTGCTGAATCGCATATTGATGATATTCCGTATATGGCCATACCCCGGTTTTATACATTTTGGCCCCGTTGAGTCTACGTCTGATTACATCCAATGAAAGTAATTGCATGCATTGTCTATAAATTCCTGCATTATAATGAATATAAACACCGCTAGTCAACATTATCCACTGCCTTGGCAGGAGATGCACTATTGGTGTCctccaagttgttcaaACCGCTATTAAAAGCTGCACccaaaaaatcaaagatGTGCTTGCCCCCTGACTTTGCTCCAGAGCTGTCAAATTTGTCGAGAAATTCGAAGAAGCCTTGAAATACTTTTTGCTTGTCTTCCTCGGCATAAATCTTATCATAGATGTACTTCATTTTAAATTCATTCATCTCCTTTTCGTAACGAGAAAAATCGATCGGATTGTAGCCCAATTCCTCGAGTTTCACATTGTAGGATTCGTAGACCGGACACTCTAGCAACAACCCCAACGCTGGAGCCTTAGGAATATTGATTTTAACAGGACCAAAGCAGTCGCTAATTCTCGTAATCGGACACCCAGTTCTCACAACCAAAGAGGCCATGCAGATCATCTTTCTGATCTGATGTAACATGAATGACTGCCCGTGAATTTTGATTGATATCCATTCACTGCCTTCAATTTTAAAAGGTTCAGATACACTTGTGCTTTTCATGTAACGACGGGAGCTTGGGTCTTTATAATTCTTACCCAATGTGAAATTGTGAAAGTCGTGAGAACCAACATACTGGTTCATAGCCTCCCTAAACAAGTTTAGCTTCTCAGAGCTCACTCTAAACTCGCTACGACAAGCATTTTCAGTTGCTCTGACGCGCCTCACCAACTTACCATATTCCGTAAGGTCACCGTTCTCGTTGACATGATCCATCTTGATATTGTCTTCCAGAGCAGACTCcgatttttcaaatacCAGTTTGAGTTCATCTTCTGTGATACCGGAGTCGAGCATTCGCTGCCTGGTAGATTCCCACCATTGTTGGTCATTGTCTTCTCTCAAGACACCAGGatgttcttttttgctttttgctATGAGGTGGAAAAGACTTGAATGAGGTCTGGGTGGAAGCAAACTATGAGTTGGCAAAAGGTACTCGTAGATTCTGGAAGAGCACATTTTACGGCAGTCAAATGAACGATTTACACGTTCGATGCCCCAAACTCTAATTTGCTCGGGAAGTGCAGCATTGATCTTGGAGATGATATCTGGATCCTCAATAATGAGCTTCAAAGATACCACATTACCGGCAGCGTGAACACCCTTATCTGTTCTCGCCGCTCTCATAAAAGagtttttcttcaaatcagTCGAGTTTTCCTCTGAAATAGCACCTGCTTCAGCAAACGCTTTAAAAAGAACATCTTCGATAgtcttcaactttggaTCTGGCTGAGTTTGCATACCATTGTATCCAGTTCCACAATATCCGAGCATGCAAGCAACTTTCCTCTTAGGTTTCCTTTCAGTCTTAGGAAGTGGGTCTCCATTTTCGTCTACACGTGGAGTCCATTCACTGAAAAAGTTAGTGGGTCTGCTTCAATACGCTTAATGAATTCAACTTACCTACGTCTTGATCTGATCTCTCTTCGAAACGCGGTTGTTTTTGACAGGTACATCGCCTTCAACTCtagccttcttggccactGGCTCTGAatgttcaacaacagcctcatttctttcctcaatttgttcttcttgggacattgatgaagatcaCTGCACGACATCGAATCGGATACAGTTAACCCATCGCATTCGAGGTGCACGGATGTCTTACTTGAGGGGATAGATTTCGACAAGCCGACTATCAAAAATCCAACAAAAGGATTCTTAAAGAGAATATGATCATCTATATTCGTTTCAGGAATTTCTTTCTTCCCGTCGAATTTCCGGTCACCAGCTGTTGTACCTTCCCTCTTTTGCAACTATTGACGTCACGTGCATGCGATGCctggaaaaaaataatgcCTGTAGCATTTAGTAGATGCATCTACTTTATTCCAAAATCACACCTTAAATTTCTGCAGCATGAGACCATTAACGGAGGAGGAAACAAAGGTTGTGTTCGAAAAGCTAGCCAACTACATTGGCCGGAACATATCATTTTTGATTGACAACAAAGCCAACCCACATGTCTTTAGACTACAGAAGGACCGTGTCTATTATGTGTCTGAGTCGATTGCAAATTTTGCTACTTCTGTGTCGAGAGACCGTCTAATTTCTCTTGGAACGTGTCTCGGGAAATTCACAAAAACTGGAAAGTTCAGATTGCACATCACCGCCTTGACGTATTTGGCTCAGTACGCTAAGTACAAGGTGTGGATCAAGCCTAACGGTGAGATGCCATTTTTGTATGGAAACCACGTCTTGAAAGCTCATATCGGTAGAATGTCTGACGACATTCCCGAACACGCTGGAGTGATTGTATTCTCCATGCATGATGTGCCTCTTGGGTTCGGAGTTTCTGCCAAGTCGACTACTGAGGCTaaaaatcttcaacctACTGCTATTGTTGCCTTTAGACAAGGTGACATTGGTGAATACTTGAGAGAGGAAGACACTCTTTTCACATAGGCAACCTTCTGTATAATGTCTCGACAAGTACCATTTTGGAATGGTCTGCATCATAATTTGTACTTTAGCATAATATCACGATCTTTCAGGAAACCACCTTCATCGATGTAATTCTCACTCTGCTGCTACTTGTATCATGAGTATCTCTCGCTTTCTCGTGAAAATTAATCTATGTACATCTAGCAGTCATAAACAGCTGCTTTAAGAAGGTACCCTGGGTTACCTTGTGAAATATTAAAAGCAAGATCGATGAGTCTTTCCTTTTGAGCTTCAGCATCTTTAACCAAAGGCAAAGCACCAACAGGCTTGAATTGGCTCACCGAACTGGTGTCATCGGGCATAGTGACAGGCACTTTGTATGGGTAATCTCTGACAGTCAAAGCTCCAGTTTCACCGTAGAACAGCACCAACTTGCGGGCTTCGGTTGGTGTGAGATTCTGAAGCTTGTAAACGGATGCGCCACCATTGACAAGAAGTCGCTCAGCAACTACCCTGTCGCATTCGCTCTTCTTTGCGTAGGGGTCATATTCATCGATGCCCAAACCAACAGTGAGAGTCTTGGTCTTCGATAAAGAGCCAGATTCGGCAGCAAAAACAGTACCTCTTTTAAATGCCACTTCACCATTAATGAGGTTCAAGAAAAAGTTGCCCATCTCAAATTCGGTGAGGTGAATCGGCCTGAAGTCAGGGTGGTGGTACTTAGTGTATGGCTCCTCCAAAAGCCCATTGAAGTTGTCAAGAGTACAGAGAACAGGGAATTTTTCAGAGTGATGCTGAAGCTGTTCAATGAAAACTTCGagagctgaagaagccttTGTAAAATCACGACTTCTTAAAAGCAAGTCGTACACTGTGTGCGTAtcctttttcaatttgaaATTACTCTTGTCTGTGGAAACATCAAGGTCTTTGGACAATGGCATTTTCTTAAACACTTTCTCATTGACAAAACGGGTCCTGCCAATCCACCTCTTGGTGAACATCGGTTGTTGATACAACCCTGTCTTAGGGTTGAACAAGTAGTCCGAAGTGCCGTTCACAGCATTCTCAAGTTCAGAAAAATGCAACAAaacaacatcttctttatAATGAGACATGGCTATTGCGTGCGCCTGGGCAAACAAAGTAGACTTACCCAcacctttttcaccaagaagaaaatgtcTATTATCTTTTGTGGTCTTGTTCATGTTCTTCACAAGATTCTGGATCCACATGGTGTTTTCGGAAATTAGGGAAATGGGCTTTTCAAATAACTCGTGGTGTTGGTACTTTTTGAATAATCCCATACCCTCCATAAGCGGAAGTGCTGTTTCAGAATATGTAACGATATCCTCCTTCGTTAAGTTTGCAGCATCGAGTGACTCCACGCCCAAAGAGGACAACTCGGGTAATCTTGTGTCTGATCGAAGAACTCTAACGGCATccttgaaagaaagatgTGTCATTCCTGAttttttgactttcttCTTACTCTGCTCGAGTTTAGCCTTCTTCGCCTGTTGTCTAGACTCTCTCAAAGCCTGACGGGCCTTTTTACTCATTGAACCCGCTATAACGCTCTTGAATGCTGGTCCGCTCGTCGCAAATGATCTCATTTGCAAGGAACCTTGACCACTCCATGTCTGTCTGACAGGAAACATGGCAGCTATATCTTCCGGTAATTCTCGAgttgaattttttttccactaCACAAAAATCGGTCACGTGCGAGGACAGGTGCTGAAGGATTTTAGATTGATATCTAGACGAAGGTTGgtgattttttgaaagacatCAGTTATTCAATGGCGAATAAATTCTTagactcttcttctaaACCAGTGCAAATTTCTTTGGGGTTAGAGTTGTTTTGCTCTTTGTGGATAGTGCTCTCTCACCTACCGTCCATAAAAAGGTAAGAAACCAAACGAATTAaccaagaaaaaaaatatctAAACATGgaatctttttgatgattctttacctccaaaaaaatatttCAAATCAATAATAGCTGCTGGAATGCTTGCGGATATCATTCGATGAACGGTGGcatacaaaaaaaagtgagTGCAGATAAGTTTCACCTAAGATGAATTAAATGATTTCTAAACACAGATATGTACCTAATTTGAAAAgatcttttgaaagcatcGCGTCCAGGGGCCACAAGAAACTCTTTCCAATAATTATACCTATTAAAAAAACCACACTTTCCTCATCTGCCTCTCGCCCTCCATTGCAGCCCTAAGAAGCTTTCTGCAGAACCTACTTGTAGTGGCGCATCTCAACAtctactttttttttttttcaatttcttttcttcggGTTACTTCCCCAGTGTATCCTCGGCACATGCTACAACAATGGCAAGGCAATATGCTTCTACGATCTCAGTTGAAAAGAATGGCAATAAGGCTGTTGTCAAAAAGACGGCCCAAACAATTGATCCCGTCGCTAAGATCGAAAACTCTCGATGCTAAGCCGACTGAGAGGAAACTGAAACTATTTGCATTTGGTAATTTCTCAGCACTACACAAACCTGAAAAGGGCCACTTGGAGAAATCTGAATCGATTATTGGAAAGATCGACTCGTTCGAGTCACTCAGAATATTCCCTACTGTTCGTAGCGCTATGGTGAGAgagatcaaagaaaagtaTAATCTCAAGAGCTCGTATATCAAGGGCAAGGAACAGCTTGAAATAAAACCAACGCCTGTACAGGTTGCAGCtctcaaaaagatcaacCAACCGAGGAAACCTAAGGTTGCCCAGCCGAAGAAGAATGGTGAGGCACCCATATTGACTGAGTTGATGCGTGAAAACGAGCAGAACAAGCTTAAGGTATTCACAGTGGCCGCTGAGACTGGTTCTGGGAAAACCTGGGCGTACTTGGCGTCTGTATTCTCCAAATTGAAGGAGGACGATAAGGCACTTTTCGATCAGGGTGGAAGGGTTTTGGAAGAGGCTAAACAATATCCAACAATTCGTTCAGTCGTACTTCTTCCTACTCACGAGCTTGTGGATCAAGTTTTCGAGACTGCCTCGAGGGGAGCGAAAATTCCTTTGGATATAGAGAATGATGTCAGtgacaaaatcaagagGTCTCTAGAATTTGGTCCCTTTCTCGCAGACCCGAAGAACCAAGAAAACCTCGACTTAAAGGTCTGTAAGTGGTCTACTGGCGATTCCCATCAGAGATTGTTTAATGCTGCAAAGGATGGGCGCATCGACATGCTTATCACGACTCCTTCCAAAATTCAAAGTCTTGCCAAACTCGACAATATTCCACAACCATTTCGTCTTTTCAACGGTGTGGAGTACTGTGTCATAGATGAAGCTGACACGTTGATGGACAAGTCCTGGGTCTGGGATACTAAGGGCACTCTTCTGCGTTTTCATCGTCTCAAGGATTTGATCATGTGTTCTGCTACCATTCCAAAAGATTTTAACAACACAATCACTGAAATGTTCAAGGATGACAACTCGGTAATCCGAATTGTCACTCCACAAATTCATAAGATACCTAAGCAGATAGTCGTGAAGATCATTGACGCTCAACAGCCGCCTTATCATGGCTCAAAAACTCGTTGCTTAGCTCAGGCCTTGTACGCTATATTCAATGATGGTACGGAGCAGGGTTTCGTGAAGAGAATTGTAATCTTCGTgaatgaaaagaaagacgTTGAGCCATTGGTGGAGACTCTCATCGCGAAATATGGCCACAGAGACTCTGACATCATCGGTGTTACTGGCAGAGATTCTCCTGAGACAAGAGCTGCTAAGATTGAGCCTTTTGTGAAACCAGCAACCCCGCTCGAGGAAGACCCAGATGGAAGCACTATAAAAGTTCTTGTAACTACTGATTTATTGGCAAGAGGTCTCAATTTTTCTGGGATCAAGAACGTGATCTTGATGGATCTTCCAAGGACATCTGTTGATTTGGTCCATCGAATTGGCAGAACAGGAAGAATGAGGCAATCAGGACGGGCATTTGTTATTATAGACAAAAAGACGAGGAAGTCATGGATAAAGGGTTTGCCCAAAGCGATCAAGCAGGGTATGACCATTGGATAAATACAAGAAGGTATGTGAAGCGGATTGCTCATGATGATACTacagcttttttttttagaCGTTAGACTTCCGAAATTTTAATGTGGAGAAGGCTTTACTGATCGCAACCGATGTGAACTATTTTACTAACTTGCAGACGAACAGTCTTCGTGACGCTTTTACGAATTTATTTAAAGATTAGGGTATGTCATTATCTTTCTATTGCTTCCTGATGAACAAACTTGATTTTAGAACGCTTGACTTCCTAACAAACATTGAGGAGAGGATCTAAGAAAATTACCATCTGATTAGCAAACCGATCGCTTGAAAAGATTTTACTAACAGCAAGATACTTGTACATATTGAGGAACGCATAATTTTGGGGAACTTTTTCTGTAGGCATATCTCCTGGACAACTTTATCCAGTCGCTCTTCGCAACCATGGCGGCATGGACTATACAACCAGGACAGAGCAAGAGAAGGGGTGGTTTTAACATAACGAAATCGAGAAGCTTGCAAAGCAAGTGTCATATTCCACTCTTTCGACACAGAAACATCTTagagatttttcaaattttttcttgttttgtaACTTTGCTTGTGTACTAATACACACGCATTGTGCGTCAAGACCTCGGATTATATAGCACATTGAGAATGAGAAGATACGCAAGTCAAAAGCAAGGCATCCTTGCTACAACATCAGCAAAGCGCACAAACACAATTGGGAAATCAATCAAAAATCAACCCCATTTACACCGTTCGCTAGATAGACCGAAGAGTTtatcttctccacatttCTTATCTTGAGCCTATAAAAAGGAAGCCTCGGCGATTTCCAACCGGGCTTTCGCTCTACAGTATCAATTCACGTGAACAGTTCGTGCATAATCCGCTATCAAAGGTGCTTGTCTTGAGAGTTCTTGATGCTAAGTACACACACTTGGCGTCCGCTAGGTCATAGATTGAGCAAAGTAAACCGTCAAACATTTTCAGAATCCGCTGCTATATCCACAAAATCACAGGCTTACTACAaaatgtcttcttcacgt
It encodes the following:
- the HRR25 gene encoding serine/threonine protein kinase HRR25, yielding MNNQVSGNQSKMMDLRVGKKYRIGRKIGSGSFGDIYLGTNIISGEEVAIKLENVKAKHPQLEYEAKVYKALSGGVGIPFVRWYGTECDYNAMVIDLLGPSLEDLFNYCNRKFTYKTVLLLADQLICRIEYIHARCFIHRDIKPDNFLMGIGRRGSQVNVIDFGLAKKYRDPRTHLHIPYRENKNLTGTARYASVNTHLGIEQSRRDDLESLGYVLIYFCRGSLPWQGLKAATKRQKYDRIMEKKMTISNDVLTKGLPAEFLEYMRYIKNLRFDDKPDYPYLRKLFRDLFKRENYRYDYVFDWTLYKFQQERQREQFKIADGQNENQQQQQQQQQQQQQQQQQQQQQQQQQQQQQQQQRQQQQHQTNNVPQQLPAQASPIQRQVPSSSLPQQSIPQMTASQQKALNEAGKMQQMRSSSQLHSGRFGEGVSAPAYDQGEGQSGSRSNNNPAWL
- a CDS encoding pseudouridine synthase, producing the protein MYSSKTTAFRREIRSRRSEWTPRVDENGDPLPKTERKPKRKVACMLGYCGTGYNGMQTQPDPKLKTIEDVLFKAFAEAGAISEENSTDLKKNSFMRAARTDKGVHAAGNVVSLKLIIEDPDIISKINAALPEQIRVWGIERVNRSFDCRKMCSSRIYEYLLPTHSLLPPRPHSSLFHLIAKSKKEHPGVLREDNDQQWWESTRQRMLDSGITEDELKSVFEKSESASEDNIKMDHVNENGDLTEYGKLVRRVRATENACRSEFRVSSEKLNLFREAMNQYVGSHDFHNFTLGKNYKDPSSRRYMKSTSVSEPFKIEGSEWISIKIHGQSFMLHQIRKMICMASLVVRTGCPITRISDCFGPVKINIPKAPALGLLLECPVYESYNVKLEELGYNPIDFSRYEKEMNEFKMKYIYDKIYAEEDKQKVFQGFFEFLDKFDSSGAKSGGKHIFDFLGAAFNSGLNNLEDTNSASPAKAVDNVD
- the NIP7 gene encoding ribosome biosynthesis protein NIP7, translating into MRPLTEEETKVVFEKLANYIGRNISFLIDNKANPHVFRLQKDRVYYVSESIANFATSVSRDRLISLGTCLGKFTKTGKFRLHITALTYLAQYAKYKVWIKPNGEMPFLYGNHVLKAHIGRMSDDIPEHAGVIVFSMHDVPLGFGVSAKSTTEAKNLQPTAIVAFRQGDIGEYLREEDTLFT
- a CDS encoding mitochondrial 37S ribosomal protein mS29, translating into MFPVRQTWSGQGSLQMRSFATSGPAFKSVIAGSMSKKARQALRESRQQAKKAKLEQSKKKVKKSGMTHLSFKDAVRVLRSDTRLPELSSLGVESLDAANLTKEDIVTYSETALPLMEGMGLFKKYQHHELFEKPISLISENTMWIQNLVKNMNKTTKDNRHFLLGEKGVGKSTLFAQAHAIAMSHYKEDVVLLHFSELENAVNGTSDYLFNPKTGLYQQPMFTKRWIGRTRFVNEKVFKKMPLSKDLDVSTDKSNFKLKKDTHTVYDLLLRSRDFTKASSALEVFIEQLQHHSEKFPVLCTLDNFNGLLEEPYTKYHHPDFRPIHLTEFEMGNFFLNLINGEVAFKRGTVFAAESGSLSKTKTLTVGLGIDEYDPYAKKSECDRVVAERLLVNGGASVYKLQNLTPTEARKLVSFYGETGALTVRDYPYKVPVTMPDDTSSVSQFKPVGALPLVKDAEAQKERLIDLAFNISQGNPGYLLKAAVYDC
- a CDS encoding ATP-dependent RNA helicase, with translation MLLRSQLKRMAIRSLSKRRPKQLIPSLRSKTLDAKPTERKSKLFAFGNFSALHKPEKGHLEKSESIIGKIDSFESLRIFPTVRSAMVREIKEKYNLKSSYIKGKEQLEIKPTPVQVAALKKINQPRKPKVAQPKKNGEAPILTELMRENEQNKLKVFTVAAETGSGKTWAYLASVFSKLKEDDKALFDQGGRVLEEAKQYPTIRSVVLLPTHELVDQVFETASRGAKIPLDIENDVSDKIKRSLEFGPFLADPKNQENLDLKVCKWSTGDSHQRLFNAAKDGRIDMLITTPSKIQSLAKLDNIPQPFRLFNGVEYCVIDEADTLMDKSWVWDTKGTLSRFHRLKDLIMCSATIPKDFNNTITEMFKDDNSVIRIVTPQIHKIPKQIVVKIIDAQQPPYHGSKTRCLAQALYAIFNDGTEQGFVKRIVIFVNEKKDVEPLVETLIAKYGHRDSDIIGVTGRDSPETRAAKIEPFVKPATPLEEDPDGSTIKVLVTTDLLARGLNFSGIKNVILMDLPRTSVDLEVMDKGFAQSDQAGYDHWINTRRRTVFVTLLRIYLKIRILVHIEERIILGNFFCRHISWTTLSSRSSQPWRHGLYNQDRAREGVVLT